The Chitinispirillum alkaliphilum genome has a segment encoding these proteins:
- a CDS encoding Fe-S oxidoreductase (Fe-S oxidoreductase, related to NifB/MoaA family with PDZ N-terminal domain) yields MSISKFPQMSGLKIKKLPEDSFLFECGLRPGDTILKINGQIINDELDLFFYGADSFLDIEIQRKNSTRFLEIQRPPQSSLDAEFFEKPINRCRNKCIFCFIDQMPKGFRSGLYIKDEDFKHSFINGNYVTLSSATSDDLSRVAQMGLSPLFVSVHATDMKVRNVMLGNRRAPDISEQLTFLAQNNIAFHTQVVVCPGFNDGDVLRNTIADLLAFDKYLLSIAIVPVGVTKHRKTPLRVVDSDKALQIIQTAHSFSHGSARRKLFLADEIFIRAGKPLPGKSYYHSFPQIENGVGLVRQFLELWKEFRQQLRDGVYRHKPEKRPTLVLTSVLAHPYIKRCFAELGRITQREYQVEAVENRFLGETVTVAGLLTAKDVIRKIKELKKHSGFTAVLLPGEMFNHRGYTLDGFSADRITSSSGVGVVVVEDFEDIPLK; encoded by the coding sequence ATGAGTATTTCTAAATTTCCTCAAATGTCTGGGTTGAAAATTAAAAAACTTCCGGAGGACTCTTTTCTGTTTGAGTGTGGGCTCAGACCGGGAGATACAATCCTGAAAATAAACGGGCAGATAATCAATGATGAACTTGACCTGTTTTTTTATGGAGCGGATTCCTTTCTCGACATAGAAATCCAGAGAAAAAACAGTACAAGATTTCTGGAGATTCAACGTCCACCCCAGAGCAGTCTGGATGCTGAGTTTTTTGAAAAGCCAATCAACAGATGCAGAAACAAGTGTATTTTCTGCTTTATTGATCAGATGCCAAAGGGGTTTCGCTCCGGTCTCTATATAAAAGATGAGGATTTCAAACACTCCTTTATAAATGGAAATTATGTCACTTTAAGCTCTGCGACCTCTGATGATCTGAGCCGTGTGGCGCAAATGGGGCTGTCACCTCTGTTTGTATCGGTCCATGCAACCGACATGAAGGTCAGAAATGTGATGTTGGGGAACAGGCGCGCTCCCGACATATCCGAACAGCTCACCTTTCTGGCTCAAAACAATATCGCTTTTCATACTCAGGTTGTCGTCTGTCCGGGTTTTAATGACGGCGATGTGCTTCGGAACACGATCGCTGACCTGCTTGCGTTTGATAAATATCTTCTCTCGATTGCCATCGTTCCGGTGGGGGTAACAAAGCACAGGAAAACCCCGCTTAGAGTTGTTGACAGTGACAAGGCTTTGCAGATTATCCAAACCGCTCACTCCTTCTCTCATGGTTCAGCCCGAAGGAAGCTGTTTTTGGCTGATGAGATTTTTATACGTGCCGGCAAACCATTACCAGGCAAAAGCTACTACCATAGTTTCCCTCAGATTGAAAATGGTGTAGGTCTGGTGCGTCAGTTTCTCGAGCTTTGGAAAGAGTTCAGGCAGCAGCTCAGAGATGGGGTATACAGGCATAAACCCGAAAAGAGACCTACACTTGTTCTTACATCAGTTCTTGCTCATCCATACATTAAGAGGTGTTTTGCGGAGCTTGGTCGTATAACTCAAAGAGAATATCAGGTCGAAGCAGTTGAGAATAGATTTTTAGGTGAAACCGTAACGGTTGCGGGGTTGCTTACAGCCAAAGATGTGATCCGCAAAATTAAAGAACTCAAAAAACACTCCGGTTTTACTGCAGTGCTGCTCCCCGGGGAGATGTTTAATCACAGGGGGTATACCCTCGATGGTTTTTCTGCTGATAGGATCACCTCGAGTTCTGGTGTCGGGGTGGTTGTTGTTGAAGATTTTGAAGATATCCCGTTGAAATAG
- a CDS encoding Ribosomal large subunit pseudouridine synthase B gives MQGERTEGQSEKVRLNRFLAMSGLGSRRKCDEIIASGRIFVNGEKVTELGGKVDPSSDRVEYMGKALSVIRKMEYLVYYKPIGVIVTRNDPEGRVTVYEDIAKKGIDPTNLKYVGRLDYNSEGLLIMTNDGDLIHALTHPRFGIKKVYEVKTRKCLTNDQQRSLIEGVESKGQLLRAGNIVDISREKHESCWYRIDLFEGKNRQIRRMLEVVGDEVMRLKRVQFSSVKLGNMKPGDIRSATEREIGGLRNTGFKK, from the coding sequence ATGCAGGGTGAGAGAACCGAAGGGCAATCCGAAAAAGTGAGGTTGAATCGTTTTTTGGCGATGAGTGGGCTTGGTTCGCGAAGGAAGTGTGATGAGATTATTGCTTCGGGGCGAATTTTTGTCAATGGTGAAAAGGTAACGGAGCTGGGGGGTAAAGTAGATCCCTCTTCAGACAGGGTTGAATATATGGGAAAGGCTCTGTCTGTGATACGGAAAATGGAATATCTGGTGTATTACAAGCCTATTGGGGTAATTGTAACAAGAAATGATCCGGAGGGTAGGGTAACGGTTTACGAAGATATTGCAAAGAAGGGTATTGATCCCACCAATCTCAAGTATGTTGGGCGCCTTGATTATAACTCCGAGGGGTTGCTTATCATGACCAATGACGGGGATTTGATCCATGCTCTTACCCACCCCCGTTTTGGAATCAAGAAGGTTTATGAGGTAAAGACCAGGAAGTGTCTGACCAATGATCAGCAGAGGAGTTTGATTGAGGGTGTTGAATCCAAGGGGCAGCTCCTTCGTGCCGGAAATATTGTGGATATCAGCAGGGAAAAGCATGAAAGTTGCTGGTACAGAATTGATCTGTTCGAGGGGAAAAATCGCCAGATAAGAAGAATGCTTGAGGTGGTTGGGGATGAAGTGATGCGCTTGAAAAGGGTACAGTTCAGCTCCGTGAAATTAGGGAATATGAAACCGGGCGATATCAGGTCCGCTACAGAACGGGAAATAGGGGGGCTGAGGAATACAGGGTTTAAGAAATAG
- a CDS encoding Phosphoglycolate phosphatase — MSVRAVIFDLDGTLVDTLEDIGESMNSVLKSRNMPVHSIDQYKYFVGEGMEVLARRSMPANSKDELVMDCLEEMKHEYRSRWNKKSKPYAGIDELLNQLEEKKIRIAVLSNKPHEFTVEMVQHFFGRRFSPVLGAGIFPIKPNPHAVLHIKDILGFSADQFVYLGDSGVDMKTAKAAGVYAVGVLWGFRTADELKEYGADLLIEKPLDLLSSVDM, encoded by the coding sequence ATGTCTGTAAGGGCTGTAATATTCGATTTGGATGGAACTCTTGTCGACACACTGGAAGATATCGGTGAATCAATGAACAGTGTGCTTAAGAGCAGAAATATGCCGGTTCACTCAATCGATCAGTACAAATATTTTGTCGGTGAAGGAATGGAGGTACTGGCAAGGCGTTCTATGCCTGCAAACAGTAAGGATGAACTGGTGATGGATTGCCTTGAGGAGATGAAACATGAGTATAGAAGCAGATGGAACAAAAAGTCAAAACCGTATGCGGGAATTGATGAGTTGTTGAATCAATTGGAAGAGAAAAAAATCAGAATCGCTGTTCTTTCAAATAAACCTCATGAATTCACAGTAGAAATGGTACAGCACTTTTTTGGAAGACGTTTCTCACCGGTGCTTGGTGCTGGAATATTTCCCATTAAACCAAATCCCCACGCTGTTTTGCACATAAAAGATATACTGGGGTTTTCTGCTGATCAGTTTGTATATCTTGGTGACAGTGGGGTAGATATGAAAACAGCCAAAGCGGCCGGAGTGTACGCTGTGGGGGTGTTGTGGGGTTTTAGAACTGCCGATGAGCTTAAGGAGTATGGTGCAGATTTGCTTATTGAAAAACCACTGGATTTACTCTCCTCTGTGGATATGTAA
- a CDS encoding N-acetylglutamate synthase: MDKIRLKEQVEIIRQAFSYINRFQNETFIIKIDSTLITHELFPVLIKDLVLLHRMGIKIILVPGARSRINEVLSKFNINCPTVNGIRVSSPEAIPFIKMAAFDVSNKLMTMLAENGANAIIGNWVKAKGIGVRDGIDFQNSGMVEKLQTDILRKVLQDDLIPIFPNIGWSAKGKPYNLSSNHLAFSLSVNMNAAKLFYVNKEGGIKAESLKIPDDVYISEDKIISQLTIAQSRKLLDINIDKEYEEHTELISLGYRACRQGVKRVHIINGKIEGMLLQEIFSNRGMGTMIYANQHENIRKMVPTDIPEVLSIMQPEFQENSLVERSASDLEKKIDDYAVYEVDGTIHGCAALHIFPNRQGEIAAVAVDKQYASMGIGKKMISYFLEQATKMNLKSVFVLTTQTADFFALLGFKSADVNSLPAEKQRSYSNERNSLVMVYEIPNQPRRSDFKVD; encoded by the coding sequence ATGGATAAGATAAGATTAAAAGAACAGGTCGAAATCATCCGCCAGGCTTTCAGCTATATCAACAGATTTCAAAACGAGACCTTTATAATAAAAATCGACAGCACCCTGATCACTCATGAACTCTTTCCTGTGCTTATAAAAGATCTGGTCCTGCTTCACCGCATGGGGATAAAAATAATTCTTGTTCCAGGTGCCCGATCCCGCATCAATGAAGTATTATCCAAATTCAATATAAACTGTCCAACGGTTAACGGGATAAGAGTATCTTCTCCCGAAGCAATTCCCTTTATAAAAATGGCAGCTTTTGATGTGTCCAACAAGCTTATGACCATGCTTGCTGAAAACGGTGCAAACGCAATTATCGGCAACTGGGTTAAGGCAAAGGGGATAGGGGTGCGGGACGGGATTGATTTCCAAAACTCCGGAATGGTAGAGAAACTCCAAACCGATATTCTGCGAAAAGTTCTGCAGGATGATCTGATTCCAATATTTCCCAACATTGGCTGGAGTGCGAAGGGAAAACCATATAATCTCTCTTCAAACCACCTTGCGTTCAGTCTCAGTGTAAACATGAATGCCGCCAAACTTTTTTATGTAAACAAAGAGGGTGGGATCAAAGCCGAAAGCCTGAAGATCCCCGATGATGTGTACATCTCTGAGGACAAAATCATTTCACAACTCACCATTGCACAGAGCCGCAAACTTCTTGACATCAACATTGACAAAGAGTACGAAGAGCATACCGAACTTATATCCCTTGGCTACCGCGCCTGCAGACAGGGAGTAAAGCGTGTTCATATTATTAATGGTAAAATTGAAGGAATGCTTCTTCAGGAAATTTTCTCAAACCGCGGTATGGGTACCATGATCTACGCAAACCAGCATGAAAATATCCGGAAAATGGTACCAACAGATATTCCGGAAGTACTATCGATTATGCAGCCCGAATTCCAGGAAAACTCGCTTGTAGAGAGAAGCGCCTCAGATCTTGAGAAAAAAATCGATGACTATGCGGTTTACGAAGTCGATGGAACAATTCATGGATGCGCAGCACTGCACATTTTCCCTAATCGTCAGGGTGAAATAGCAGCTGTGGCTGTGGATAAACAATACGCCTCAATGGGTATAGGGAAAAAGATGATCTCCTATTTTTTAGAGCAGGCAACAAAGATGAACCTCAAGTCTGTTTTTGTGCTTACAACCCAGACCGCCGACTTTTTTGCCCTGCTTGGCTTCAAATCAGCTGATGTAAACTCACTTCCCGCAGAAAAACAACGCAGCTACAGCAACGAAAGAAATTCTCTTGTGATGGTCTATGAGATTCCAAACCAACCCAGGAGAAGTGATTTTAAAGTTGACTGA
- a CDS encoding TPR Domain containing protein → MSSDNNTTVSLREQYQKNPEDFNIAQKYARNCTDNGWYNEALDIYNKFIGSRENDFSLLLEYGNLLCKMGEEKKAQTCFQKIIALKPERIEGYNNLGILKLKSGEIEEAGEAFGKVVELEPGNVGALLNLGNYHSQKGELREAADLFRRAVDLCPDFPDAWYNLGNVYLSMEDYDGAVKSYQKALSYRRDFSSALKNMGYAYEKSEDFDNALKCYCKALEFNKADWGIQVNLGNIHLRNERLEDAKRCFLKAVRLAPKETSGWLGLRHIALMSGDITTYIRSTLAIFSRLSTEVIASSIEILKNLGHHNEAEDLLVQADKLNRNGDELDALRLVFYQRKGSNQGRIIAIYKNLTSLRNPKPLILSCLVEYAFMVGSYERVVRFFNRIKEPSSDSQVIYWKSLVKLGEKEKAQRLAGEYSKRYPEAFEGWMFLAEMKASEGDENESEKLLIRALSAGFTDLDCIKRNPVLSKIIRTMENSTVPVSTN, encoded by the coding sequence ATGAGCAGTGATAACAACACAACCGTATCTCTGAGAGAGCAGTATCAGAAGAATCCTGAGGATTTCAATATTGCCCAAAAATATGCCAGGAACTGTACTGACAATGGATGGTATAATGAGGCGCTGGATATATACAATAAATTTATAGGCTCTCGTGAAAATGATTTTTCCCTGCTTCTTGAATATGGTAACCTCTTATGTAAGATGGGTGAAGAGAAAAAGGCACAAACCTGTTTTCAGAAGATTATCGCTCTGAAGCCTGAGAGGATCGAGGGGTACAATAACCTGGGTATTCTGAAACTTAAAAGCGGAGAGATTGAGGAGGCGGGGGAGGCATTTGGAAAAGTTGTTGAGCTTGAGCCGGGCAATGTGGGAGCGCTTCTTAATTTGGGTAATTATCACTCACAGAAAGGTGAGTTGAGAGAGGCTGCGGATCTCTTCAGGCGTGCGGTGGATCTGTGTCCTGATTTTCCCGATGCCTGGTACAATCTTGGCAATGTATATCTTTCGATGGAGGATTATGACGGTGCGGTGAAATCATATCAAAAAGCACTCAGTTATAGGAGAGATTTTTCTTCTGCGCTTAAAAATATGGGGTATGCATACGAAAAAAGTGAAGACTTTGACAACGCTTTAAAGTGTTACTGCAAGGCGCTTGAATTTAACAAGGCAGACTGGGGTATACAGGTCAATCTTGGCAATATCCATCTTCGCAATGAGCGTCTGGAGGATGCAAAAAGATGTTTCCTAAAAGCTGTCAGGCTCGCTCCCAAGGAAACATCGGGCTGGCTTGGATTGAGGCACATTGCTTTAATGAGTGGGGATATCACCACATACATCAGGTCCACTCTGGCGATCTTCTCCAGGCTAAGCACCGAAGTGATTGCATCCAGCATTGAAATCCTCAAAAATCTTGGTCATCATAATGAGGCTGAGGATCTTCTTGTGCAGGCGGATAAGCTCAACAGAAACGGAGATGAACTGGATGCTTTGCGCCTTGTATTTTATCAGAGAAAAGGATCTAATCAGGGACGGATAATTGCAATCTACAAAAATCTCACCTCACTGAGAAATCCCAAACCTCTGATTCTAAGTTGTCTGGTGGAGTATGCTTTCATGGTGGGCTCCTATGAAAGGGTGGTAAGGTTTTTTAATCGTATCAAAGAGCCATCTTCCGATTCTCAGGTAATATACTGGAAATCGCTGGTGAAATTGGGGGAAAAGGAAAAGGCTCAAAGGCTTGCGGGGGAATACTCCAAGAGATATCCGGAGGCATTTGAAGGATGGATGTTTCTTGCAGAAATGAAAGCTTCAGAGGGAGATGAAAATGAGTCTGAAAAACTTTTGATCAGAGCTTTGAGTGCCGGGTTTACTGATTTAGATTGTATAAAGAGAAATCCGGTTCTTTCAAAGATCATCAGAACCATGGAAAATAGCACAGTGCCGGTCAGTACTAATTGA
- a CDS encoding putative creatinine amidohydrolase, with product MDIITSFQDTNSIENLSFGVLEKRIKENPVLVVPLGGTEPYGSSSMGTANLITGAISTEVSERLSLLRAPVMPYGCSGPFMSFCGTSALKPATFKNVLFDLFRGWMFQGFTKFVVLNGVVHNTPVLEGVLKQLNKKRGIHSRVIELHKDQAIRDFYTKQFGPAGDLERFETAFMSIASFLWPDMVKNIDCNYGVKRVDEVSAKTYQTWKKRGMDPQKLRKMAPEGLINPRSGFNHSLKAGEHLFNFIVDYSTKEISRFLEKE from the coding sequence ATGGATATTATTACTTCATTTCAGGATACTAATTCTATAGAAAATTTAAGCTTTGGGGTTCTTGAGAAGCGAATTAAGGAAAATCCTGTACTGGTAGTTCCTCTTGGAGGTACAGAGCCATATGGTTCTTCTTCCATGGGTACGGCTAATCTGATCACCGGAGCAATCTCCACAGAAGTTTCAGAACGTCTCTCTCTTCTCAGGGCGCCTGTTATGCCCTATGGATGCTCTGGACCCTTTATGTCTTTCTGCGGCACATCAGCACTCAAACCTGCTACATTCAAAAATGTTCTGTTTGACCTGTTCAGAGGCTGGATGTTTCAGGGGTTTACAAAATTTGTGGTCCTTAACGGTGTGGTTCACAACACTCCTGTGCTTGAGGGGGTTTTAAAGCAGCTCAACAAGAAAAGAGGAATTCACTCCAGGGTAATCGAGCTGCATAAAGATCAGGCAATAAGGGATTTTTACACAAAGCAATTTGGCCCTGCAGGGGATTTGGAAAGATTTGAAACTGCATTTATGTCCATAGCTTCTTTTCTCTGGCCCGATATGGTTAAAAATATCGATTGTAATTATGGGGTGAAAAGGGTGGATGAGGTTTCGGCCAAAACTTATCAGACGTGGAAAAAAAGAGGTATGGATCCTCAGAAGTTAAGGAAAATGGCACCTGAAGGTTTAATCAATCCCAGATCAGGGTTTAATCATTCCCTGAAGGCGGGAGAACATTTGTTTAACTTCATTGTTGATTATAGTACAAAAGAGATTTCACGTTTTCTGGAGAAAGAATAA
- a CDS encoding peptidase M16 domain-containing protein: MLENVKEMVLQNGLKAVCLKKSDAPIVSVQVWYKTGSVCEQDGERGISHILEHMMFRGSQNIASEEHARRINDCGGHCNAFTAEDVTAYLNSVPAEYLDTVLELEAERMSNLRIDNDLFETERMVIVEEYHSYMNNPVAKAFLKFREEFFRGNPYALSPLGLLDDIQRVTAEKCGQYYSRWYRPDNAVIVVVGDVSDENHVFDRIEHHFGAKTAGESPGGLLCDIQFQHAPGVKYTKSRVDFNVPILIAGYPAPPSSHSDALPLEILQLVLSGGESGRLHREMVRKQSVAVMSAGMNHLMRKSGMSMFFAAFTPDVSVSKVEKALKDQIRNIASEGITEDEFEKVKNTTLTNRTFELYSAEGISQRIGYSEAFEGDYRIWIDRLNELKKLDRNSLVQIARKYWSDSDCHTLYLKPRRMSPVLYVAGLAKRIFKRD; this comes from the coding sequence ATGTTGGAAAATGTAAAGGAGATGGTTCTTCAGAACGGGCTCAAGGCAGTGTGTCTGAAAAAGTCAGACGCACCCATAGTTTCGGTTCAGGTGTGGTATAAGACCGGCAGTGTCTGTGAGCAGGACGGGGAGAGAGGGATAAGCCATATCCTTGAGCACATGATGTTCAGGGGATCGCAAAATATAGCTTCCGAGGAGCATGCAAGGCGGATTAATGATTGCGGGGGGCATTGCAATGCATTTACCGCTGAAGATGTCACTGCTTACTTGAATAGCGTTCCGGCTGAATACCTTGATACAGTTCTTGAGCTTGAAGCTGAAAGAATGAGCAATCTACGAATCGACAATGACCTGTTTGAAACAGAGCGGATGGTTATTGTTGAGGAGTACCACTCGTACATGAACAATCCTGTTGCGAAGGCATTCCTGAAATTCAGGGAAGAGTTTTTCAGGGGTAATCCCTATGCTCTTAGTCCTTTAGGATTGCTTGATGATATTCAGAGAGTAACTGCGGAGAAGTGTGGTCAATATTACAGTCGTTGGTACAGGCCTGACAATGCAGTAATTGTGGTGGTGGGGGACGTATCTGATGAAAACCATGTATTTGACAGAATAGAACATCATTTCGGAGCGAAAACCGCAGGGGAAAGCCCGGGGGGGTTGCTCTGCGACATACAGTTTCAGCATGCCCCCGGTGTTAAGTATACCAAAAGCAGGGTTGACTTTAATGTTCCTATTCTGATTGCGGGGTATCCCGCACCGCCTTCCTCTCACTCTGATGCGCTGCCTCTTGAGATACTTCAGCTGGTTCTTTCCGGAGGGGAATCCGGGCGTTTGCACAGAGAGATGGTGAGGAAGCAATCCGTGGCGGTCATGTCTGCAGGGATGAATCACCTCATGAGGAAAAGTGGTATGTCAATGTTTTTCGCTGCTTTTACCCCCGATGTATCTGTCTCAAAAGTGGAAAAGGCACTGAAAGATCAGATCAGAAATATCGCCTCAGAAGGAATCACGGAAGATGAGTTTGAAAAAGTGAAAAATACCACTTTGACAAACCGAACATTTGAACTGTACTCTGCGGAGGGCATCTCCCAGAGAATAGGGTACAGTGAGGCGTTTGAGGGTGATTACCGGATCTGGATAGACAGATTGAATGAGTTGAAAAAACTGGACAGAAACAGCCTGGTTCAAATCGCAAGAAAGTACTGGAGCGACTCTGACTGCCATACTCTCTACCTTAAGCCACGCAGGATGAGTCCTGTTTTATACGTGGCGGGGCTGGCCAAAAGAATTTTCAAAAGGGATTAG
- a CDS encoding peptidase M16 domain-containing protein, with protein MNFKFTFPPMQEKVLENGLRVIFVPDRTRDGVVVAFQTPVGRYSDPLGLEGVTDIAAGLIMKGSAAVSSEKFSDEFEYRGASVAANVGEEHTVFVCRMLSRFLYDLFPLFWDALSNPALNEKEFGRLKKEALTALQAEMVDPSFLANRHFYSQLAGKEHPAGRFHGESSIKNLSVQDLRNYYSNNFSPNGALLVIGGNFDPEQFDQKFSSLLSTWSAVRKTEPVTAPAVETVEPALRFIDKKDLSQTTIMMGHAFPGENSPHRSALAVANYILGAGNFSSRLMTRIRSKHGQTYGIASQVSSDHVFGAFYITTSTQNSSVEEVVKSVMEEYGEFCSSGVTAEELEKARAFATGNLSFQLEGINNIVDKLLWLRLYGLENSYIENYRERINSLELDYINKVIKEFFNPGLPVLVCVGKKGEVLEKVSRLGYTVKQYSYREKI; from the coding sequence ATGAATTTTAAATTTACCTTTCCTCCGATGCAGGAGAAAGTCCTTGAAAACGGACTCAGGGTAATTTTTGTTCCGGACAGAACAAGAGATGGGGTTGTGGTGGCCTTTCAGACCCCTGTTGGTCGATATAGTGATCCTTTAGGTCTGGAGGGAGTTACCGATATTGCGGCTGGACTGATAATGAAGGGTTCAGCAGCTGTCTCCTCAGAGAAGTTTTCTGATGAATTTGAATACAGGGGAGCTTCTGTTGCGGCAAATGTAGGGGAGGAGCATACTGTGTTTGTCTGCCGTATGTTATCGAGGTTTCTCTACGATCTTTTTCCCCTGTTTTGGGATGCATTAAGTAACCCTGCTCTGAATGAAAAGGAATTCGGGAGATTGAAAAAGGAAGCTCTTACTGCCTTGCAGGCAGAAATGGTGGACCCCTCTTTTTTAGCTAACCGTCACTTCTACTCCCAGCTGGCAGGAAAAGAGCATCCTGCGGGACGTTTTCACGGGGAGAGCTCTATTAAGAACCTTTCAGTTCAGGATCTACGTAACTATTATAGTAATAACTTCTCACCCAACGGGGCACTTCTGGTGATTGGTGGTAATTTTGATCCGGAACAATTTGATCAGAAGTTCAGCTCTCTACTCAGTACCTGGAGTGCAGTGAGGAAGACTGAGCCGGTTACAGCACCGGCGGTCGAAACGGTAGAGCCGGCTTTGAGGTTTATAGATAAAAAGGATCTCTCACAGACTACTATCATGATGGGCCATGCTTTTCCGGGCGAAAACAGTCCTCATCGATCTGCTCTGGCTGTTGCAAATTACATACTTGGGGCCGGAAATTTCTCTTCACGTCTTATGACCCGTATCCGATCAAAACATGGCCAAACATACGGAATTGCTTCTCAGGTTAGCAGCGATCATGTTTTCGGGGCATTTTACATCACTACTTCAACCCAGAACAGCAGTGTTGAAGAGGTGGTGAAATCTGTAATGGAGGAGTATGGAGAGTTTTGTTCTTCCGGAGTAACTGCAGAAGAGCTGGAGAAAGCCAGGGCGTTTGCGACAGGTAACCTCTCCTTTCAGCTTGAGGGCATAAATAATATTGTAGATAAGCTGCTTTGGCTCAGGCTCTATGGATTGGAAAACAGTTACATCGAAAATTACCGCGAGAGAATTAACTCCTTAGAGCTTGATTATATCAATAAGGTAATAAAAGAATTTTTTAACCCCGGGCTTCCGGTGCTGGTGTGTGTGGGAAAAAAGGGTGAAGTGCTTGAGAAAGTTTCACGTTTGGGGTATACTGTTAAGCAGTATAGCTACAGGGAGAAAATCTGA
- a CDS encoding 2-amino-4-hydroxy-6- hydroxymethyldihydropteridine pyrophosphokinase, whose translation MLINHNLYYIKKKMTKVALSLGTNIGNRAGHLKAMQRGISKLLCSPVTFSSPMETSALEVEESHPPYLNQIVCGFFSGTAFELLDMCKALEHSLGRTHKGMKKPRTADIDILLFGEEQICSQELTIPHRAILKRLFCLKGLNQVCPELSIPGTGKTVRENLIKTDSEIKKQNVLFLTDSQLGFEAIYEF comes from the coding sequence TTGCTCATAAATCACAACCTCTACTATATTAAAAAAAAGATGACTAAAGTTGCTTTGAGTCTGGGGACAAATATCGGAAACAGGGCGGGCCATTTAAAGGCGATGCAGAGAGGTATTTCAAAGCTGCTGTGCTCTCCGGTTACATTTTCCTCGCCCATGGAGACATCCGCACTGGAGGTAGAGGAGTCACACCCTCCTTATCTTAATCAGATTGTTTGCGGTTTTTTCTCCGGCACAGCATTCGAGCTTCTTGATATGTGCAAAGCTCTGGAACATTCGCTTGGGCGCACACATAAGGGGATGAAAAAGCCAAGAACCGCTGATATTGATATTTTGCTCTTTGGTGAGGAGCAAATTTGTTCTCAGGAGCTGACCATACCCCATCGTGCAATTCTTAAGCGTTTATTCTGTTTAAAGGGACTCAATCAGGTGTGTCCAGAATTGAGTATACCAGGAACTGGTAAAACTGTAAGAGAGAATCTAATAAAGACCGATTCGGAGATAAAGAAACAGAATGTTCTATTTTTAACAGATTCACAGTTGGGATTTGAGGCCATTTATGAGTTTTGA